ggcCGGCTGATATGGCATTGGCTTGTGAAGATGTCAATACGGGGGATTCGGCCCATGAGGGAGATAAACTTGTATTTGTATACTTTCCCCCATCAGGAGCCGgagtaccccaccatgagggagaaGAACTTGTATTTCTATAGTTTCCACTATCtagagccggagttccccaccaactcggattcatgtttGTTATTGAAAACCGAATGCCTGAAAATTACAACTCAAACAAACAGTTAAATCACTTTTGCAAACCTACTGTGTAAATTCACAACGTGTCTTGACGAAATAGACTGTTCCACGAAACTGAATTGTAAGCTCTTGGCGAAACAAAAGGTTTGACGAAACAACCTTTTGACTTTTTACGAAACAAAATGATTTTCTTGAGCTCCTTAATTTCGAAATAGGCCCAAAATCACTTTCTGCAAAAACAGTCTACTAATGTGGGCTTTATAATTTACTAAATGAGAGGCCCAATACACACTTAGTTTCTTTTAGGTACCCGTTGGCGAAACAGGAATCAAAAACGTTGGTTTTGGCGAAACAAAATAATTCTTTTAGACTTTCTATTTTGACGAAACAAAAGCTAAAGCTTTTGAATTTGTTTCGTTGAAATTTAATACTTGGGCCCCTCTGTTTCTATGTTTGGCGAAATAGAAAGGCTTTTGCCCTTTTTGGGCTTTGACGAAATAGAATTTTCAGTTGGGCTTTGACGAAATTGGAACAGGTGGCCCAAGTTGTGTTTCGTCAATGAAATAGATGAATAGAATTTTTCTGTTTCGTCGACTCCCTTTTGGCGAATCAGATCACTTTCGTCAAAAGTCTGATTTGTCAAAAAGATGTCAGGGGTTGGTGAACTGATTGACTTTTTCTTCCTAACACAACAGACCCCCTTTCGGCTTACCCACACTGGTTTTCACCAAACAAGTAAGATATGATATAAGTAACCCTTCCCAATGCACAAACAAGTTTCAAATCTTATCCTCAAGGATCAAAACTAAGAAAATATGAGGAACACTTTGAAGATTTTTATGAACACAATAAATTTTCCGGTGAACCTTCAAATTCCGAACATAATATTTTGCTAAAATGTTTAAGAAAAACCCATAACTAACAtgtaaacatgaaaaataaaaaggtttttaacAAAACACCAAGCAAAAACACAAGATTTAACCAGATTTCATGATGTTTTTCCAGAAAAATATAAAGTTTAACACCCGAAAAACAAACCAAGAacacactcggttttaacaaggagaagagccaagggctctgataccacttgtaggtccggctaggaggatctagtcgcctaatccttgtgtacaaaccaacccggttgtgcggaatccaaccggaaaggcaaaccgagatagaacaagcaaatacacgacacgcaatattcaccgattaacacctctgtattaatacgtatgaaagattcggttacaaagcaatgtttacaaatatgttttgcaaactctctaaaaaTCTCGTGTGTGTGTGCTCTCTGTTCTCTCTGTTCTCTCTGTGTTCTCCCTTTCTTATCTTATCCACAGACAGTGTATTTATAGACACAGCACTACGTGACTGAAAGGACTTGGCGAATCACAAACAAAATTGACGAAAAAGAACTATGGTTGACGAAATGGAATGATTGTCAACGAAACACATGTGTTTCGTTGACTCCCTTGTGATTCGTCAAACATGGGCTTGGGCCCAATGGTTGTTTCGCCAAACAGTCAATAGCCCAAGACTTGTTTCTTTGATTCGCTGAATATTGAAGCCCAAATAAAGTGCATGCATGAACATATATCAGATATCCACGTGACTTTGTATTTGTTCAaacatgtgacatcatcatgacatcatcatgatgatgtcatggtgatgtggcgTCTCAGGAATCctcgcggctctccgtgcttcgcgtgtcgaactctggggcacACGACAGAGGAATgccgtgacgtcgggcttgagccgaacctaaccgagtcgaaccgagccaagtcgaaccgagtcgagtcgcgtccacatataTGTATCAACACTTTCCTTGACCATGGTAATTATATTAATAGAAATTTCAAACAGGAGAACCATTTAAACTGAGTCTGTATTGTTAATAAGTTCGGGACTCGTACACGTGTAACCTTGCCTTTATTTCAATGCTTTTTACAAGGCGGGATCTGGATTAGGTATAAACATCTTCTTATTGTCAGGTTTTATCTAAATGTGAGAGCATGTAATTCTCAGTGTAGCTATCCAGTTAAACCTTTTTAACTAGCTACTAACTCGCTTCTTATTCAAATAAAACCATGTAATAAAAATATAGAATATCATGAACTCGAAAGAATATCCAAATTAAATTTCATTCATCTGGATCAATGATCTAAATTTACAACTATAAATGGTTCCTACTGGTTAGATGTTTACAAAACTGTTGTAGATATAGACAGATGTATACAAGTCAAAATGCTCCCAAACGAGAAGCCAGATCTGTGAATACATCTTCACTACAGGGAATCGTGAGCCCGCCCATTGGATGGTTGTAGCCAAACTCTTCTTCTGCCTGATGCAGTAGCTCCTGAAACGTAGGTTCGCTTAGTAGTGATACAGACACCACAAACCGCTTCTTCTCTTGTTCTCCAACATAAATGGCAAAATAGCCTTTGGGGATGTCCATAGATGCAGGAGTGGTGCTACCATTAGAGAGGGACCGTTTGAGAATTTTTCTTGCTTGAATGATGTGTGGCATACGTATGGCCATGTTTTCAAGGAAGCAAGCATCTGATTTTTGTCCTGTAGTATTGTTGAAACAAGCATATGGTCGACGAAACTGAGCTGTTTCGTCGACTTGATTCCCTTTCGTCGATGTTGATCTGATTCGCCGAGTCTGTTCTGTtagcctcctaatccaagatctcactcagctaaagcaaccaacaggtgtgcggaatccacctgatgatcaaccactgcagatgaaacactagaatgcaaggatttgagagagaaatcaagaatacactaaGTATTcctgatgaagatgaatgacgtcactcacacaaagcagccgccagacaaaacacaatgattagggttaggtgcagagaatttcacacagaatcgccgccttgtctattccatattaaagtatatatacaaggcaaagcccggactttcaagactaactagaaagcccggacatAACAAATACACAAAGAAACTCTGAATTTTGTCcctatacaaaactcagacaaaagctaCACAACAAAACTCTGACCTAGTACCAAACAAAAAGGTCTGACTAGAGAAATCAACCTAAACCTTGGACAAAATGTCCCTATGATAAACTTGGGACTATCTTTAACAAaagtacaataaagaccctataacttgggagacatgcacttatcacctaaagtgcattaacacATAGTTTCAAAGTAAAACCATGTGTGTTTATATAGGCAGCTGGACACAACAGTGACGAAACATGGGGGCTTATGGCAAAACTACACAAGGTTTGATGAAACTCCATGATTTTTGTCCTGTAGTATTGTTGATTCAtgtatgtggacgcgactcgacttaTCGCATGTCGGCTCGGGCAACGGCATTCCTCCGTCGTTTTGCTTAAAGATCAAACATGGGCCAAAAGAACAAAGGACGTGATTCAAGTGCTGGACTGAAGCATCTCGGCGAAACACAATTGGGCCCAAGCCCATAATCGGCGAAACAAATATATGGTCGACGAAACTGAGCTGTTTCGTCGACTTGATTCCCTTTCGTCGATGTTGATCTGATTCGCCGAGTCTGTTCTGTTACGTAATGTCTGTGGCTATATATAGTCAGTCTCAGTCTCTGGATAAGAAACAGATGAGACATAAGAACAGAGagcacacacacacgagagaactttgagagtttatagaatacatctgtaaacattgagcttgtaactgaTCTTTCCATAtgtattaatacagaggtgttaatcggtgaatattgtgtgttgtttatttgcgtgttctatctcggtttgcctttccggttggattccgcacaaccgggttggtttgtacacaaggattaggcgactagatcctcctagccggacctacaagttgtatcagagccttggctcttctccttgttaaaaccgaggtgttcttgatgtttttcgggttttgaaaagtttactttttctggaaaaacatctTAAAATCGGGTTTAATCTTGTGTTTTGCTTTGTGTTTTGTTAAAAACCTTGACAAATTAATGTTTATGTGTTAAATATaggtttttattaaacattatcATGCAAAACCGCGTTTCGGTAGTGTGTTGGGTCACCGGAAAACTCATAGTTTTACCGGAAAGTTTATAGTGTTCTTCACAACCTTCAAGTGTGCTTCATAAAATTCTACTTTTTGATCCTTAAAATTATATGTGAAACTTGTTTGTGTGTTGGTAAGAGTGATAAGATTAAAATAATACAAACCATACCTTGTTTGGTGAAACAAGCCGAAAGCATGTCTGTTGTGTCAGAAGGATAAGGTCAAGGTGAAAAGGTTTACCAACCCCTGGCACCTTTTGGACGTAACAGACATTTGACAAAACAGAACTTTCCTTTCGCCAAAGAGTAATCGACGAAACCAATTCTGCTTTTCAGTTTCGTGGTTTATTGTTTGGGCCTCATTTCTTTTTCGTCAAAGCCCAAAAGAACTCACCTGTTTCGTCAAGCCCAAATCATAAACCATTAAGGCCTTGTTTCGTCAATTGTGAAGCCGAAACAGAAAATTCTGTTTCGCCGATTCCATAGTGggcctctctttcttcattaaaaaTCCATTTCGCCGTTCACTTGGGCCTTAAATAATCTTGGGCCCGTTTCGAGGTAAAACTGTTTCGTCGTAATTGGGACTTCATATTCTGATTCGTCTCACACTTTGGGCCCGTTTCGTCAAAGATTAAATTTGTTTAATTTGTTTCGTGGAAGGAGTTCTGTTTATTCAAGTCTGTTTCGTAGAAACTTGTTTCGTCGAAACACTTGGAATCTTCAAACAGAAGGTTTGCAATTGTGATTTAACTGTTTGATTTAAGTGTGATTTTTAGGTATTCACTTTACTATATCAAACatgaatccaagttggtggggaactccgtcTCCGGATGAGGGAAAGTACAGGAATACTAGTTTATCTCCtccatgggccgaatctcccgtaTCCACTTCTTCGCAAGCAAATGCTATAACAACCGGTCGATGGGCTTTTGTATCAAATCAGACGCCCAGTATTCAAAGCATTTTATTGAgtgaaagtgaaaccggaagtttgaatcgacctccaaagttgatgcacttaaacgaatatccgggatgggttgataggTTCTACACTTACGTGCTGGGGCAAGATACAGAGTTGTggttacgtttcaccacagatttcgatcaaaccatagaggttgccgcttcatccactgctacgtttgccgatcttcctgaagatcagaaaaagacgtatgatctggaaaagaaagcatacgctattcttaCTCAGGCGCTAAGCAAAGATATTtaccatcagtttgtcagtttcaagacaacgaagaaattgtgggatgcgttgaagaccagaggggtaggaaatgaagcaacacGCCAATTGCGACACGActtactcaagaaagaatttgatggcttcacgtgtatggataaggaatcgttgggagacatgacaagtcggttttatcacttgcttacagagttgGGTAATTTTGGGGTTGTGACGACTCCAGTGGAGGTAGTGAAGAAGTTTGCAGATGCGTTACCACCCCagtggaatagtttcttggaaattctGAAATACAATGGGGTTTTGGCTACaacaaacatcaacgacttcgtgcagcttttagagAACAAAGATTAGGAAGAAACTCTGAAGGCAAAGAAGGTTCCAGTTCcacaaaatccagagatgtattatggaaccTCCAGCACCTCTTCTGCAAGACCAGTGTCTCATGCTCCTCTTCAGACGACATTTGTCATGAGCACAGATCTTTATGGCAATCAGATACCGgttcctgttaagccagctcCGACAACAGATTTGTATGGAAATCCTCTACAGCCGGTTCCTCAACAGCAAGTCTATCGGCCATCTACCGTAGCGACTGATCTATATGGGAATCCacttcctgctcaacaacaagcatgttatggaagtacatcatctgctggtcagcaatcaaagccaaatacagtatggctcgacacttcaagcttttcaaaagtcagtgtggaagtagcaaaggaacacatggagctgcttaacactttagtgagtgcgtactgtgggttagtggaaggtcagattggcaacattaatctgactcAAGAAGACTATCTGCAGATTGACAAGGAAGAGATGgatttgatggacatcaagtgggcctttgcgagtgctgtgaggaGGGCAAAGGATTGCATGGAAagaactggcagaaccagcttggaaagcaagaaagacaccaagtatggtttcgataaacaggcagtaaagcgcttcaattgtggtgaacggggtcatttTAAAAGGGAGTGTACAAGGCCAGCACAGCATGGGAACAAGAATCCCTTCGGAAATCAAGGCAATCAGCAGAGTCAAAGCAGGAACAATGAGCGTACgttgatacctgtcaacaaccaaagtcaggcgggaccatcaaatgccaaccaggcacttgtggttcaagtagatgaaggttgtgattggtcaatTCAGTTGAGTAGTGATGCTCCGGATGGAACATCCTGTTTTGCTGAAGTTGTTAAGGATTTAACTcacgccagtggtggagaatcttccgccaatggtggtgaatcttctgaggatgaagactcttctggttacagtagaagttcggatgaagaatcctcaagttcaggcgatgatcatgtgggtgagacaacATGTGCGTCAgttgatgcagatattgatgagcttttggaggaagctgcagcaggaactgatagaagatctattttggtggatcaagctgcttattcttcgtcttctctccattcagcctttatggctaatgtcgacagttcatcaagtcaggtatgtatcgatgaacccactgctgttatgtgtgataattgtgatagtttgcatgttaaatgtgctgatttagaagcaaacatgtctgagttgcaaggcaaacatgatgctttacaagctagtttgtttgacttgcaagacaaacatgtttcattgaacactaagtggtgtgacttgcaaagcaaacaccaggctttgcaagagaaatatgatgtgacgtttatccacaaccagaagttgaccgtggatctttcaaagtgcactgaagccaacatgttttatgaaaaccatgagaaagagtttaaatcggtaattgagaaattaaagaaagataaaaccgagttaacaaaaatggtttccagaaaacaaactgacattaatttgtatataactcgccttgagataatgcaaaaagaaatggcttgtgtgaaactgaaagtgaggcgatccagcttaagctagacagttatttgagctctagctatgtgttggatcacatcattgacgttcagaaagagaaacgggatgtcacatgcataggttacaagaaatgtccaccaccagtgagacacaattatgatgccatgcctgacgaggaggatagaactttctttgaaccatttGTTCCTTTAGACGTTAAGGAATTTGCAACAGGACtaggatacaagaaagaagtatcatcagattcagatgtatcagcagatacatgtgtgtcttctgctgaactgaatcaggatcctccagtcattattGAGGATGTAtgttgattcttctgatgatgaatccgatgatactgacTTAGCAAACTCTGATACggaaatcaaagaagaggacatacctcttgagaatcatattctatgtgatcctcctgcaaaacccgctaagactgttgcaatcaagtcctcgtctgcaaaagagtcggagagtgtgaatttgctgtacactcttgttggtgatgataaaatttattcgGATAAAGATTTTCCTAtcaagaatgttaatcaatctttaataagtaaagtctttgaaaattcgacaagtaagtttttgggaaagacaggaacACATGTTACAGTAACACAGTgccctcctattccaaaggctgaagtacgaaaacaatacggaaatcagaaattaccaatagtgcaaaaacagcaaaatcataccaaaccCAAAGGAAAATTACCGGCTCAAGGTCAAAAGAAGCCGAAGCAAAAGAAgaacaagaatgtgaactttgtgaaatcaaaaggaacggacaaaatcgaaacttttgaaaacaaatctaacttggattttgttaaacaagcaaaagtattgaaaagaaatgaacagagcagttcaaaacctagtacctcgggatcacaaagttcatcatcatcggcaagacgatcacatgatacttcggggttttttgaacgaagatcatgttttgaatgtggtgaaattggacatataattcgaaattgtccatatcttcataaacaaaaaggcaaagttgatgatccccgtgaccaAATTGACCGTAAGCGATCCATTTCAACAAAATTAGATCCCcgtcttgtaaaagaaagggaaaagaaacagaaacgccaacaggtcaagaaaattgaaaaggcaattaaaaccgaagtggttaacaaaacaattgtttctgtcaaaccagacaattcaaaaacttcagacaaccatgaagttaaaattttaaagaataatactggtaaaacaaaacagacctggaaaccaaaaacggttgttgAATCAGGGGGATCATCACAATTTACGAATCATCAACGAATAGAagttattgttgttgatgaaaatggaagacccaagaccacaatggcttgggtccccatctccaactaatcaattgagttcatgtgcagggtgttcctggaggaactatcagtagtcattggattgttgatagtggggcatccaggcacaagACAGGcaacatgaagcttctctacgacgtcaaatctattagagtaggttatgttgcttttgctggagataagggcggatatattacgggtgaaggaatgatatccaacgggattgttaGCTTTGACAAGATAAACTTTGTACAATAACTTGGtcacaatcttctcagcgtttctcaaatctgtgataagcagttctcagtatactttgatgctaatggatgttatgtgctgaagccgggcatcaaaattccaaaagaatggattctcttatcagctccaaggaaaaatgatttgtatgtccttgatatgagccaagctagtACTAcctctgcacaagcaacttgtttcgtttccaaagccacagaaaaagactcaatctcttggcacagaagaatgggtcacattcacttacgcaaaaatgaatcatttggtgtcaaatgaattggtgaatggtgttcctcttaaaaacttccatcttcaagacgtctgtgtttcgtgacagaaaggaaaacaaacgaagaagcgacaccctacaaagaagatcaacaaggtggcagttcctcttgaacgtttgcacatggatttgttcggtcctatCAAGCATAAAAGCATCCAGAATGATCAATATTGCCttgtgataactgatgattattcaagattttcttgggtggcgttcatggcacacaagagtgaaacctttggtattatcaaaaacttgatcattcagattgagaatttgtataaattgaaggttaggcggataagcagcgacaatggtactgaatttaaaaatcatgccatggcggagttttgcacatcaaaaggcattcttcatgaatttagtgcagcttatactcctcaacagaatggtgtcgctgaacgtaagaaccacacattgatcgagactgctaggactatgttggtagactcgcagttgcccattccattctggagtgaagctgtggcctctgcatgttacacgttgaaccgagtccttacagtcaaaaggcacaacaagacctgctttgagcttcttcacaaacagaaACCAGATTTATCATATCTTGAACAGTTTGGAGCTCCGTGCACAataatcgatcctaatggaaagtttggggcaaaagcaattgagggatactttcttgggtatgccaccccaaacttaagagtctggaatctagagacgaaaagggtcgaggaatggtctgaggtcagagtacaaaggcatacattgccagtcaaatgtcctggtcagccttggatgtttgagtacgatgactttttcaattcgatcaatgttgaagcagttgaagaaaatgctgcggcaaggatgtttttcgagagtgacaatgcaacagtttcaccggtggttcgtccaattcttgtcgatcaagaaccatcttcagtgaacaacaatgctctcgacaatgaggattttcacgatgctaccgaattgaacgaatcttcagaggatgatgaatttctagatgcagatcaagaagctccaacaacagcagttcatggtacttcagagggtactcctccagtggatgcccctagaacagctgaagctactgcatcatcctcttcgtcaattccgggcattgatttagttattgatctcaatttcaacaatctgggtataaatattccggttcaagataatccagaaacaaggatccacaatacccatcctcaacaaaacatcatcggaaatgtacaaagtggcattcaaacaagaaacatgttgcggaacaacaacaatgcagggttgtatgcagctattcgagaatccgagcaacaaaatgattggtcttttgcgtgttatgtttcacaggaatagccaagaacttggaaagaagctatgaaagataactcttgggttgaagcaatgcaggaagaactgcaataattccagaagcttggtgtctggaaactcgtagagaaacctgctggttacaagaagattggtacccgttgggtgttcaaatgcaaaaagaatgaccgtggagttgttatccgaaacaaagcacgtttagtcgttcaaggttttcgtcggatagaagggatcgactacaatgaagtttatacacctgttgcacgtctggaagcaattcggatctttctggcttatgcctcattcaaaggattcaaggtttaccagatggacgtcaaaagtgcattcttacatggtgtggtggaagaagaggt
The Helianthus annuus cultivar XRQ/B chromosome 6, HanXRQr2.0-SUNRISE, whole genome shotgun sequence genome window above contains:
- the LOC110937114 gene encoding auxin-responsive protein SAUR21 yields the protein MAIRMPHIIQARKILKRSLSNGSTTPASMDIPKGYFAIYVGEQEKKRFVVSVSLLSEPTFQELLHQAEEEFGYNHPMGGLTIPCSEDVFTDLASRLGAF